One genomic segment of Erythrolamprus reginae isolate rEryReg1 chromosome 2, rEryReg1.hap1, whole genome shotgun sequence includes these proteins:
- the INKA1 gene encoding PAK4-inhibitor INKA1 isoform X1, whose amino-acid sequence MHSARLDAFVSHLRAEVLCMKESSEVLRGQMQCMMRTLHDLKRAHDRELRLEPQEIRLPSALPSSKSCASPRISAISEADSACCLEGAAEEEVAFSPPSSERSLEFDSGYSEVSGNSWRDEDGPPPLRASKLSSGGFLRRRVPARRPRPKSASDACLERWRDGEPSDAGDWTVSLLSQSRNRQPLVLGDNCFADLVENWMDLPEESGEPGWLQRWLAKPHGFLLNLSGNVRRRLAGISRTERTKQDRDGTKRFSCPPGLGGRPSLPYFHQSHANISELSTDCSSFAALMNCRSRQPIICNDVIGYI is encoded by the exons ATGCACAGCGCGCGCCTCGACGCCTTCGTCAGCCACCTCCGCGCAGAAGTG CTGTGCATGAAGGAGTCGAGCGAGGTGCTGCGGGGCCAGATGCAGTGCATGATGCGGACCCTCCATGATCTGAAGAGGGCTCACGACCGAGAGCTGCGGCTGGAGCCCCAGGAGATACGGCTACCCTCAGCTCTGCCTTCCTCAAAGTCCTGCGCCAGCCCACGGATCTCGGCCATCTCGGAAGCAGATTCCGCCTGTTGCTTGGAAGGGGCTGCGGAAGAAGAAGTTGCTTTCTCCCCACCCAGCAGCGAGCGGAGCCTGGAGTTCGATTCGGGCTACTCAGAGGTATCTGGGAACAGCTGGAGGGACGAGGATGGACCCCCTCCCCTGAGAGCCAGTAAGCTTTCCTCGGGGGGCTTCCTACGCCGTCGGGTGCCGGCCAGGAGGCCCCGGCCGAAATCAGCTTCAGACGCCTGCCTAGAGCGGTGGCGGGATGGCGAGCCCTCCGACGCGGGCGACTGGACAGTGTCCCTCTTGTCCCAGAGTCGTAACCGGCAGCCCCTTGTGCTGGGGGACAACTGCTTTGCTGACTTAGTGGAGAACTGGATGGACTTGCCTGAAGAAAGCGGGGAACCGGGATGGCTGCAGCGCTGGCTGGCCAAGCCCCATGGTTTCTTGCTGAACCTCTCGGGCAACGTCCGCCGCAGGCTGGCCGGCATCTCCCGCACAGAGCGCACCAAGCAGGATCGGGACGGCACCAAGCGTTTCTCTTGCCCTCCCGGCCTAGGGGGGCGCCCTTCGTTACCCTACTTCCACCAGTCCCATGCCAACATCAGCGAGCTTTCTACAGACTGTAGCAGCTTTGCTGCCCTGATGAACTGCCGAAGTCGCCAGCCCATCATTTGCAACGATGTGATTGGCTACATTTAG
- the INKA1 gene encoding PAK4-inhibitor INKA1 isoform X2, with product MKESSEVLRGQMQCMMRTLHDLKRAHDRELRLEPQEIRLPSALPSSKSCASPRISAISEADSACCLEGAAEEEVAFSPPSSERSLEFDSGYSEVSGNSWRDEDGPPPLRASKLSSGGFLRRRVPARRPRPKSASDACLERWRDGEPSDAGDWTVSLLSQSRNRQPLVLGDNCFADLVENWMDLPEESGEPGWLQRWLAKPHGFLLNLSGNVRRRLAGISRTERTKQDRDGTKRFSCPPGLGGRPSLPYFHQSHANISELSTDCSSFAALMNCRSRQPIICNDVIGYI from the coding sequence ATGAAGGAGTCGAGCGAGGTGCTGCGGGGCCAGATGCAGTGCATGATGCGGACCCTCCATGATCTGAAGAGGGCTCACGACCGAGAGCTGCGGCTGGAGCCCCAGGAGATACGGCTACCCTCAGCTCTGCCTTCCTCAAAGTCCTGCGCCAGCCCACGGATCTCGGCCATCTCGGAAGCAGATTCCGCCTGTTGCTTGGAAGGGGCTGCGGAAGAAGAAGTTGCTTTCTCCCCACCCAGCAGCGAGCGGAGCCTGGAGTTCGATTCGGGCTACTCAGAGGTATCTGGGAACAGCTGGAGGGACGAGGATGGACCCCCTCCCCTGAGAGCCAGTAAGCTTTCCTCGGGGGGCTTCCTACGCCGTCGGGTGCCGGCCAGGAGGCCCCGGCCGAAATCAGCTTCAGACGCCTGCCTAGAGCGGTGGCGGGATGGCGAGCCCTCCGACGCGGGCGACTGGACAGTGTCCCTCTTGTCCCAGAGTCGTAACCGGCAGCCCCTTGTGCTGGGGGACAACTGCTTTGCTGACTTAGTGGAGAACTGGATGGACTTGCCTGAAGAAAGCGGGGAACCGGGATGGCTGCAGCGCTGGCTGGCCAAGCCCCATGGTTTCTTGCTGAACCTCTCGGGCAACGTCCGCCGCAGGCTGGCCGGCATCTCCCGCACAGAGCGCACCAAGCAGGATCGGGACGGCACCAAGCGTTTCTCTTGCCCTCCCGGCCTAGGGGGGCGCCCTTCGTTACCCTACTTCCACCAGTCCCATGCCAACATCAGCGAGCTTTCTACAGACTGTAGCAGCTTTGCTGCCCTGATGAACTGCCGAAGTCGCCAGCCCATCATTTGCAACGATGTGATTGGCTACATTTAG